The Amycolatopsis mongoliensis genome includes a window with the following:
- a CDS encoding kynureninase: MTTLDDLRGDHNALAPHYSRFGVAERLLLSGHSHQAWPDVAEEGLRESFADAARDVDEKWERAFAKADELRAGFRLLLGDPHGEYALGASTHDLVLRFLSAMELPRRPRLVTTDGEFHTLRRQLARLEEEGVEVVRVPLDPVPTLAERVAAEVDDNTAAVLVSAVLFETSRLVPGLAHLADSCRARSIELVVDAYHALGVVPFALHDLGLTNAWVLGGGYKYLQLGEGNCFLRLPAHAQELRPVITGWYAEFGALADERHPGKVAYATGGDRFAGATYDPASHYRGARVQRFFAEQGLTPEFLREVSQHQVGLLASVFDQLTLPADVVTRDRSVPLDRLGGFLSLRCADAGGLQAALAAQGVRTDSRGPYLRFGPAPYLSDTQLETAMTALGKVVRG, encoded by the coding sequence GTGACCACTTTGGACGACCTGCGCGGTGACCACAACGCGCTCGCCCCGCACTACTCCCGGTTCGGGGTGGCCGAACGCCTGCTCCTGTCCGGGCACTCCCACCAGGCGTGGCCCGACGTCGCGGAGGAGGGCCTGCGGGAGTCCTTCGCGGACGCCGCCCGCGACGTCGACGAGAAGTGGGAGCGCGCTTTCGCGAAGGCCGACGAGCTGCGCGCGGGGTTCCGCCTGCTGCTCGGCGACCCGCACGGCGAGTACGCGCTCGGCGCGAGCACGCACGACCTGGTGCTGCGCTTCCTGTCGGCGATGGAGCTGCCGCGAAGACCGCGCCTGGTCACCACCGACGGCGAGTTCCACACCCTGCGCCGCCAGCTCGCCCGCCTCGAGGAAGAGGGCGTCGAGGTCGTCCGGGTGCCCCTGGACCCGGTGCCGACGCTCGCCGAGCGCGTCGCAGCCGAGGTCGACGACAACACCGCCGCGGTGCTCGTCTCGGCCGTGCTGTTCGAGACGTCCCGGCTGGTCCCCGGGCTCGCGCACCTGGCCGACTCGTGCCGCGCCCGGTCGATCGAGCTCGTCGTCGACGCCTACCACGCGCTCGGCGTCGTGCCGTTCGCGCTGCACGACCTCGGGCTCACCAACGCCTGGGTGCTCGGCGGCGGCTACAAGTACCTGCAGCTCGGCGAGGGCAACTGCTTCCTGCGGCTGCCCGCGCACGCCCAGGAGCTGCGGCCGGTGATCACCGGCTGGTACGCCGAGTTCGGCGCCCTCGCCGACGAGCGCCACCCCGGCAAGGTCGCCTACGCCACCGGCGGCGACCGGTTCGCCGGCGCCACCTACGACCCGGCCAGCCACTACCGCGGCGCCCGGGTCCAGCGGTTCTTCGCCGAGCAGGGCCTCACGCCGGAGTTCCTGCGCGAGGTTTCGCAGCACCAGGTGGGCCTGCTCGCGTCGGTGTTCGACCAGTTGACGCTGCCTGCTGACGTCGTCACGCGTGATCGCTCGGTGCCCTTGGACCGGCTCGGCGGGTTCCTCTCGCTGCGCTGCGCCGACGCCGGCGGCCTGCAGGCGGCCCTGGCCGCCCAGGGCGTCCGCACCGACAGCCGGGGGCCGTACCTGCGCTTCGGCCCGGCGCCCTACCTCTCCGACACCCAGCTCGAGACGGCGATGACCGCCCTCGGCAAGGTGGTCCGCGGCTGA
- a CDS encoding VOC family protein: MRNDFRFESRLPTQDLERARRWYSEKLGLEPVEEREGGLRYEGASGVFCLYASTGASDGSFTQAGFYVDDLDTTVSALRERGVVFEDYGDGGIVEIRGNYPSKGSGERAAWFRDSEGNLIGLAQVVP; the protein is encoded by the coding sequence ATGCGGAACGACTTCCGGTTCGAATCGCGGCTCCCCACCCAGGACCTCGAGCGCGCCCGGCGCTGGTACAGCGAGAAGCTGGGCCTCGAGCCCGTCGAGGAGCGCGAAGGTGGACTCCGCTACGAAGGGGCGTCGGGAGTCTTCTGCCTGTACGCGTCGACGGGCGCGTCCGACGGGTCCTTCACCCAGGCCGGGTTCTACGTCGACGACCTGGACACGACCGTCTCGGCCCTGCGCGAGCGCGGGGTGGTCTTCGAGGACTACGGGGACGGCGGCATCGTGGAGATCCGAGGCAACTACCCGAGCAAGGGCAGCGGTGAGCGCGCGGCGTGGTTCCGCGACAGCGAAGGCAACCTGATCGGCCTCGCCCAGGTCGTTCCCTGA
- a CDS encoding creatininase family protein, translating to MTYFADLSSRQVAALADGSRTPVLLLPLGAIEPHGPHAPLGTDPLISRGMCERAAERLAADSEVHVLVLPEVPYGVTRFAAGFAGGVHIGEETLHSLLVDIGAALIGQRLSRILLVNNHFEPAHLVTLRRAVETLNFAYDGRVALLDLVRRRHAQRLTEEFRSGECHAGRYETSLVLADRPELVDQVVMRELPHVPVSLASAPADGGFRELGMTEAYCGSPAEATAEEGTETFSTLTDLLVEAIRELARE from the coding sequence GTGACGTACTTCGCGGACCTCAGCTCGCGGCAGGTCGCGGCCTTGGCGGACGGCTCACGCACGCCGGTCCTGCTGCTCCCGCTGGGCGCGATCGAGCCGCACGGGCCGCACGCGCCGCTGGGCACCGACCCGCTGATCTCCCGCGGGATGTGCGAGCGCGCGGCCGAGCGGCTGGCGGCCGATTCCGAAGTGCACGTCCTGGTCCTGCCCGAGGTGCCCTACGGCGTGACGCGGTTCGCGGCCGGGTTCGCCGGTGGCGTGCACATCGGCGAGGAGACGCTGCACTCGCTGCTCGTCGACATCGGGGCGGCGTTGATCGGCCAGCGCCTGAGCCGGATCCTGCTGGTCAACAACCACTTCGAGCCCGCGCACCTGGTCACGCTGCGGCGCGCGGTGGAGACGCTGAACTTCGCCTACGACGGCCGCGTCGCGCTGCTCGACCTGGTCCGGCGGCGGCACGCGCAGCGGCTGACCGAGGAGTTCCGCTCCGGCGAGTGCCACGCGGGCCGCTACGAGACGTCGCTCGTGCTCGCCGACCGGCCCGAGCTGGTCGACCAGGTGGTCATGCGCGAGCTGCCGCACGTGCCGGTGAGCTTGGCTTCGGCGCCCGCCGACGGTGGTTTCCGCGAGCTGGGGATGACCGAGGCGTACTGCGGTTCGCCGGCCGAGGCGACCGCGGAAGAGGGCACCGAGACGTTCTCGACCCTGACCGACCTGCTGGTGGAAGCGATCCGGGAGCTGGCCCGTGAGTGA
- a CDS encoding SDR family oxidoreductase: MAVRKNILITGASSGLGEGMARRFAAKGRNLALCARRTDRLEKLAGELTAAHPGIKVVTRKLDVTDHDSVFTVFEEFRAELGSLDRVIVNAGLGKGQPVGKGRFDANRQTLEVNFVGAAAQIEAAAGIFREQGAGHLAVVSSFSAIRGLPGNLTAYAASKAGISAFVDGTRLELKRKGITVTDIRPGYIESEMNDRIGRNPLLAKAEKGARALVKAVEAERARAYVPAWPWVPLSLAMRVVPASVLRRFA, encoded by the coding sequence ATGGCCGTCCGCAAGAACATCCTGATCACCGGCGCGAGCAGCGGGTTGGGCGAGGGCATGGCCCGCCGGTTCGCGGCGAAGGGGCGCAACCTGGCGTTGTGCGCGCGGCGAACCGACCGGCTCGAAAAGCTGGCCGGCGAGCTGACCGCGGCGCACCCCGGGATCAAGGTCGTGACGCGCAAGCTCGACGTCACCGACCACGACAGCGTCTTCACCGTCTTCGAGGAGTTCCGCGCCGAGCTGGGGTCCCTCGACCGGGTGATCGTGAACGCCGGGCTCGGGAAGGGGCAGCCGGTCGGCAAGGGCCGGTTCGACGCCAACCGGCAGACCCTCGAAGTCAACTTCGTCGGCGCCGCCGCCCAGATCGAAGCCGCCGCCGGGATCTTCCGCGAGCAGGGCGCCGGGCACCTCGCCGTCGTCTCGTCGTTCAGCGCGATCCGCGGCCTGCCGGGCAACCTCACCGCCTACGCCGCTTCGAAGGCGGGGATCTCGGCGTTCGTCGACGGCACCCGGCTCGAGCTGAAGCGCAAGGGCATCACCGTCACCGACATCCGGCCGGGCTACATCGAGTCGGAGATGAACGACCGGATCGGCCGGAACCCGTTGCTGGCCAAGGCCGAGAAGGGCGCGCGGGCGCTGGTCAAGGCGGTCGAGGCCGAGCGGGCGCGCGCCTACGTCCCGGCGTGGCCGTGGGTGCCGTTGAGCCTCGCGATGCGCGTGGTGCCGGCCTCGGTGCTGCGGAGGTTCGCATGA
- a CDS encoding benzoate-CoA ligase family protein produces the protein MSEPFNLATYFLDRHVAAGRGDRTALFVGDRSVSYEELARLANRVGNVLLDAGVRRGQRVLLALSDGDEFVATWYGAQKIGAVTAEVYPFLQPKDYAYYLGYTGAVAVVADAVTLPALRTAGATGLLVTGVPESELLPGERPFRTLVDAAPDSLEAAATTRDDVGIWKFTTGSTGAPKACVHTLRSPIESFERYAVQVLGLREDDRVLAVPKLFFGYARDLVALFPFGVGAAGIAFPERSTADLMFELIARYRPTVLVNVPTMMSAMVAHPDAGAQDLGCLRMTTSAGEALPPELHRKWDAAFGVPVVDGIGSSEAYHIYLSNRPGAARVGTLGTEVPGYTAQVVDELGNPLPDGEIGPLRVTGPTIALEYFGDAEKSARTFDGDTLTSGDLFSRSDGLFRHHGRADALLKVGGVFVAPGEIEDCLLGHPSVVDCAVVGQEVDGLVVPRAYVVLRAGASVTADELKDHAKAQLAKHKYPREVVFITELPRTANGKLDRRALAGRS, from the coding sequence GTGAGTGAGCCGTTCAACCTCGCCACGTACTTCCTCGACCGGCACGTGGCTGCGGGGCGGGGCGATCGGACCGCCCTGTTCGTCGGCGATCGCTCGGTGAGCTACGAGGAGCTGGCACGGCTGGCCAACCGCGTCGGCAACGTGCTGCTCGACGCCGGTGTCCGAAGAGGACAGCGCGTGCTGCTGGCGCTGAGCGACGGCGACGAGTTCGTCGCGACCTGGTACGGCGCGCAGAAGATCGGCGCGGTCACCGCCGAGGTCTACCCGTTCCTGCAGCCCAAGGACTACGCGTACTACCTCGGCTACACCGGGGCCGTCGCGGTGGTCGCCGATGCCGTCACGCTGCCCGCGCTGCGCACGGCAGGTGCCACCGGGCTCCTGGTCACCGGAGTTCCGGAGAGCGAGCTGCTGCCGGGCGAGCGTCCCTTCCGGACACTCGTCGACGCCGCACCGGACTCGCTCGAAGCCGCGGCGACGACCCGCGACGACGTCGGGATCTGGAAGTTCACCACCGGCAGCACCGGCGCGCCCAAGGCGTGCGTGCACACCCTGCGCAGCCCGATCGAGAGCTTCGAGCGGTACGCCGTCCAGGTGCTCGGGCTGCGGGAGGACGACCGGGTGCTCGCCGTGCCCAAGCTGTTCTTCGGCTACGCGCGCGACCTCGTGGCGTTGTTCCCGTTCGGCGTCGGCGCGGCCGGGATCGCGTTCCCCGAACGCAGCACGGCGGACCTGATGTTCGAGCTGATCGCGCGGTACCGCCCGACGGTGCTGGTGAACGTGCCGACGATGATGAGCGCGATGGTCGCGCACCCGGACGCGGGGGCGCAGGATCTCGGCTGCCTGCGCATGACGACGTCCGCCGGCGAGGCGCTGCCGCCGGAGCTGCACCGCAAGTGGGACGCGGCCTTCGGGGTGCCGGTGGTGGACGGGATCGGCTCTTCCGAGGCGTACCACATCTACCTGTCGAACCGCCCGGGTGCCGCGCGGGTCGGCACGCTCGGCACCGAGGTCCCCGGCTACACGGCGCAGGTCGTCGACGAGCTCGGAAACCCGTTGCCCGACGGGGAAATCGGGCCGCTGCGGGTCACCGGGCCGACGATCGCGCTGGAGTACTTCGGCGACGCCGAGAAGTCGGCGCGGACGTTCGACGGCGACACGCTGACGTCCGGCGACCTGTTCAGCCGGTCCGACGGTCTCTTCCGCCACCACGGCCGCGCCGACGCGCTGCTCAAGGTCGGCGGGGTGTTCGTCGCGCCCGGCGAGATCGAGGACTGCCTGCTCGGGCACCCTTCGGTGGTCGACTGCGCGGTGGTCGGCCAGGAGGTCGACGGCCTGGTCGTGCCGCGCGCGTACGTCGTGCTGCGGGCTGGTGCGTCGGTGACCGCGGACGAGCTGAAGGACCACGCGAAAGCCCAGCTGGCCAAGCACAAGTACCCCCGCGAAGTGGTGTTCATTACGGAACTTCCCCGGACCGCCAACGGAAAGCTCGACCGGCGCGCGCTGGCGGGCCGGTCGTGA
- a CDS encoding SMP-30/gluconolactonase/LRE family protein, which translates to MRFGEVTVIPVNGHGPEDVVVDGEGRIYAGVDDGRILRLSPDGRRIDVIADTGGRPLGLELYGEDELLICDARAGLLVVPLAGGSPSVLATSALGLDFVFCNNAAVASDGTIYFTDSSRRFGIDNWRDDLIEQTGGGRLLRRSPDGTIDLLLDGLQFANGVALAPDESFVAVAETGAFSVSRVRLSDGHRDVLVEDLWGFPDNISTGSDGLIWITQASPRVAALDVVRRLPAFLRAGVRALPTSLQPRPGREVGVLGVTADGKVEHELRGEIPGWHMLVGVREWQGKLYFGSLEEDAIAVTATLG; encoded by the coding sequence ATGCGGTTCGGCGAGGTCACGGTCATCCCGGTGAACGGGCACGGCCCGGAGGACGTCGTGGTCGACGGCGAGGGCCGGATCTACGCCGGCGTCGACGACGGCCGGATCCTGCGGCTGTCCCCGGACGGCCGGCGCATCGACGTCATCGCCGACACGGGCGGGCGGCCGCTGGGGCTGGAGCTGTACGGCGAGGACGAGCTGCTGATCTGCGACGCGCGGGCCGGGCTGCTGGTGGTCCCGCTGGCCGGCGGTTCTCCTTCTGTTTTGGCGACTTCCGCGTTGGGGCTGGACTTCGTGTTCTGCAACAACGCGGCGGTGGCGTCCGACGGGACGATCTACTTCACGGACTCGTCCCGCCGCTTCGGCATCGACAACTGGCGCGACGACCTGATCGAGCAGACCGGCGGCGGCAGGCTCTTGCGACGCTCGCCGGACGGCACGATCGACCTGCTCCTCGACGGCTTGCAGTTCGCGAACGGCGTGGCACTGGCCCCGGACGAGTCGTTCGTGGCGGTGGCGGAGACGGGCGCGTTCAGCGTGTCCCGCGTCCGGCTTTCGGACGGTCACCGGGACGTGCTGGTCGAGGACCTGTGGGGCTTCCCGGACAACATTTCGACGGGCTCGGACGGGCTGATCTGGATCACGCAGGCGTCCCCGCGAGTGGCGGCGCTGGACGTGGTGCGCCGCCTGCCGGCGTTCCTGCGAGCCGGCGTCCGGGCGCTCCCGACGTCGCTGCAGCCTCGGCCAGGACGCGAGGTGGGAGTCCTGGGCGTCACGGCGGACGGCAAGGTGGAGCACGAGCTGCGGGGCGAAATCCCGGGCTGGCACATGCTGGTGGGCGTGCGGGAGTGGCAGGGGAAGCTGTACTTCGGTTCGCTGGAGGAAGACGCGATCGCGGTGACGGCTACCCTCGGCTGA
- a CDS encoding tryptophan 2,3-dioxygenase translates to MTETSQATQEALSYTSYLALDEVLEAQRPRSDEHDELLFIVIHQVYELWFKQILHEAEFLQRNLEKGNTAHSIRILRRILTILKVAVAQIDVLETMTPSQFTSFRTRLDASSGFQSAQFRELEAVLGRRDERVFAHYPEGGEQRKRIAEAMARPSLFDSFLAYLKVSGYAVECDRDVTRPVEPSSALQAILLDVYSDDGGPSVVAECLVDLDEGMQEWRYRHVKMVERTIGDKTGTGGSSGATYLRTTLFQPMFPDLWAVRSRL, encoded by the coding sequence ATGACCGAAACCAGCCAAGCGACGCAGGAAGCCTTGAGCTACACCTCGTACCTCGCCCTGGACGAGGTGCTGGAAGCCCAGCGCCCGCGTTCGGACGAGCACGACGAGCTGCTGTTCATCGTGATCCACCAGGTGTACGAACTGTGGTTCAAGCAGATCCTGCACGAGGCCGAGTTCCTCCAGCGCAACCTCGAAAAGGGGAACACCGCGCACTCGATCCGGATCCTGCGCCGGATCCTGACCATCCTCAAGGTCGCCGTCGCGCAGATCGACGTGCTGGAAACCATGACGCCCAGCCAGTTCACGAGTTTCCGCACCCGTTTGGACGCTTCGAGCGGCTTCCAGTCGGCCCAGTTCCGGGAGCTGGAGGCCGTGCTCGGACGGCGTGACGAGCGCGTGTTCGCGCACTACCCCGAAGGCGGCGAGCAGCGGAAACGCATTGCCGAAGCGATGGCGCGACCGTCGTTGTTCGACTCTTTTCTCGCGTACCTCAAGGTTTCTGGCTACGCGGTCGAGTGTGACCGAGACGTCACTCGACCGGTGGAGCCCTCTTCTGCCCTGCAGGCGATATTGCTGGACGTGTACAGCGACGACGGCGGACCGTCGGTCGTCGCGGAGTGTCTGGTCGATCTCGACGAAGGGATGCAGGAGTGGCGCTACCGGCACGTGAAGATGGTCGAACGCACCATCGGCGACAAGACCGGGACGGGAGGATCATCCGGCGCGACCTACCTGCGTACCACGCTCTTCCAGCCGATGTTCCCGGATCTCTGGGCCGTACGGAGCCGACTGTGA
- a CDS encoding PaaX family transcriptional regulator — translation MPGDAFDASPQELVVTLLGSYVHPRETRRVWSGGLVAALAELGFSDGAARIALTRVVRRGLLQRHREGRTVHYSLTRRTIALLADGDHRIFSLGRRERAAGEWTVLWQSIPESRRQARERLVRRLRFLGFGPYQDGTWVAPHDREAEVVALLGELDVAEHAGLLLGRPSAALDVRRFAGRAWDLDDLAARYTAFVEQFGGHAGEELPDRTAFDVRTRLVHTFRAFPSLDPELPADLVPAPDHRAAAVELFHDLYTALAPAAQRHFDEVTHG, via the coding sequence ATGCCCGGAGACGCCTTCGACGCCAGCCCCCAGGAGCTGGTCGTGACGTTGCTGGGCAGCTACGTGCACCCGCGCGAGACGCGCCGGGTGTGGTCGGGCGGGCTGGTCGCGGCGCTCGCCGAGCTGGGCTTCTCCGACGGCGCGGCCCGGATCGCGCTCACCCGCGTGGTGCGCCGCGGCCTGCTGCAGCGCCACCGCGAAGGCCGCACCGTGCACTACTCGCTGACGCGCCGCACCATCGCGCTGCTCGCCGACGGCGACCACCGCATCTTCTCCCTCGGCCGCCGTGAGCGCGCCGCCGGCGAGTGGACCGTGCTCTGGCAGAGCATCCCGGAGAGCCGCCGCCAGGCCCGGGAACGGCTGGTGCGGCGGCTGCGGTTCCTCGGGTTCGGGCCGTACCAGGACGGCACCTGGGTCGCCCCGCACGACCGCGAGGCCGAGGTCGTCGCCCTGCTCGGCGAGCTGGACGTCGCCGAGCACGCCGGGCTGCTGCTCGGCCGGCCGTCGGCCGCGCTGGACGTCCGCCGCTTCGCCGGCCGGGCCTGGGACCTCGACGACCTCGCCGCGCGCTACACCGCGTTCGTCGAGCAGTTCGGCGGTCACGCCGGCGAGGAGCTGCCCGACAGGACCGCGTTCGACGTCCGCACGCGGCTGGTGCACACGTTCCGCGCGTTCCCTTCGCTCGACCCCGAACTGCCCGCCGACCTGGTGCCCGCACCGGATCACCGGGCGGCGGCGGTCGAGTTGTTCCACGATCTGTACACCGCGCTGGCTCCGGCCGCTCAGCGCCATTTCGACGAGGTGACCCACGGATGA
- a CDS encoding phosphotransferase family protein, with product MTTIEVREEDAFDAAAVHAWLAARVEGLGDEPPAVRQFPGGASNLTYLLTYPDRELILRRPPAGHKAASAHDMRREYRVQHALKPVFPYVPRMLAFGDDPAVLGGDFYVMEKLAGLILRGDLPAGLELTPEQARELSGKVVDRLVDLHAVDVGKAGLADLGKGAGYVERQIRGWSDRYAAARTDNVGDFAEVRSWLAANQPGEVKICLIHNDYRLDNLVLDGPSTLNITGVLDWEMATLGDPLMELGSMLAYWVQADDDDVMKASRRQPTHLPGTFTREEFVARYAEKTGLAVGDWRFYEVYGLFRLAAVLQQLYRRYHDGATRNPAFKDFWQFVGYLDWRCREIIAKGSA from the coding sequence ATGACCACCATCGAGGTGCGTGAGGAAGACGCGTTCGATGCCGCCGCCGTGCACGCGTGGCTGGCCGCGCGGGTCGAGGGCCTCGGCGACGAGCCGCCCGCCGTCCGGCAGTTCCCGGGCGGCGCGTCGAACCTGACGTACCTGCTGACCTACCCGGACCGCGAGCTGATCCTGCGGCGCCCGCCCGCCGGGCACAAGGCGGCGTCGGCGCACGACATGCGGCGCGAGTACCGGGTCCAGCACGCGCTGAAGCCGGTGTTCCCGTACGTGCCGCGGATGCTCGCGTTCGGGGACGACCCGGCCGTGCTCGGCGGCGACTTCTACGTCATGGAGAAGCTGGCCGGCCTGATCCTGCGCGGTGACCTCCCCGCCGGTCTCGAACTGACCCCGGAGCAGGCCCGCGAGCTGTCCGGCAAGGTCGTCGACCGGCTGGTGGACCTGCACGCCGTCGACGTCGGAAAGGCCGGGCTGGCCGATCTGGGCAAGGGCGCCGGGTACGTCGAGCGGCAGATCCGCGGCTGGTCGGACCGGTACGCCGCGGCGCGCACGGACAACGTCGGCGACTTCGCCGAGGTCCGCTCGTGGCTGGCCGCGAACCAGCCTGGCGAAGTGAAGATCTGCCTGATCCACAACGACTACCGGCTCGACAACCTCGTGCTGGACGGGCCGTCGACGCTGAACATCACCGGCGTCCTCGACTGGGAGATGGCCACGCTCGGCGACCCGCTGATGGAGCTGGGCAGCATGCTCGCGTACTGGGTGCAGGCCGACGACGACGACGTCATGAAGGCCAGCCGCCGCCAGCCGACGCACCTGCCCGGGACGTTCACGCGCGAGGAGTTCGTCGCGCGGTACGCGGAGAAGACCGGGCTCGCCGTGGGCGACTGGCGGTTCTACGAGGTCTACGGCCTGTTCCGGCTCGCCGCGGTGCTGCAGCAGCTGTACCGGCGCTACCACGACGGCGCCACCCGCAACCCGGCGTTCAAGGACTTCTGGCAGTTCGTCGGGTACCTCGACTGGCGCTGCCGGGAGATCATCGCGAAGGGGAGTGCCTGA
- a CDS encoding SDR family NAD(P)-dependent oxidoreductase: MSRLVVVTGGTRGIGAAIAERFRSAGDTVLAPGHAECDVTDEDAVTAYFAAAGPVDVLVNNAGISSSAPLSKTSLDDWRAQIEVNATGAFLCTRAVLPGMRSRDRGRIVTVASTAAHVGYRYTAGYTASKHAAAGLMRAVAAELAGTGVTANAVCPAFVRTDMTATSVARIQERTGRSVDDAESALAAASPLGRLLEPSEVAFAVAFLAAPEAAAINGQTLVLDGGGIQS; encoded by the coding sequence GTGAGCCGCCTGGTCGTGGTCACCGGCGGTACCCGCGGGATCGGGGCCGCGATCGCCGAGCGGTTTCGTTCCGCCGGAGACACCGTGCTCGCGCCGGGGCACGCCGAGTGCGACGTCACCGACGAGGACGCCGTCACGGCGTACTTCGCGGCGGCGGGACCGGTGGACGTGCTGGTGAACAACGCCGGGATTTCGTCGAGCGCGCCGCTTTCGAAGACTTCGCTCGACGACTGGCGGGCGCAGATCGAGGTGAACGCGACCGGCGCGTTCCTGTGCACCCGAGCGGTGCTGCCGGGGATGCGCTCGCGGGACCGCGGCCGGATCGTCACGGTGGCGTCGACGGCGGCGCACGTCGGCTACCGCTACACGGCCGGGTACACGGCGTCGAAGCACGCGGCGGCCGGGCTGATGCGGGCGGTCGCGGCGGAGCTGGCCGGCACCGGCGTCACGGCGAACGCGGTCTGCCCGGCGTTCGTCCGCACGGACATGACGGCGACTTCGGTGGCGCGGATCCAGGAGCGCACCGGACGTTCCGTGGACGACGCGGAATCCGCGCTGGCGGCGGCGTCTCCGCTCGGCAGGCTGCTCGAACCTTCGGAGGTGGCGTTCGCCGTCGCCTTCTTGGCGGCGCCCGAAGCCGCCGCGATCAACGGCCAGACCCTCGTACTCGACGGCGGAGGAATCCAGTCATGA
- a CDS encoding enoyl-CoA hydratase family protein: MSPFRATAPLTKEWEHFEFSVDDGVATVTFTRPEKLNALTFDVYADLRDLVVELPQHEDVRVLVITGQGRGFCSGGDVEEIIGELQKFETAELLEFTRMTGAVVKALRECPLPVIAAVNGVAAGAGSVIALASDFRLLAESAKFAFLFTKVGLAGADMGSAYLLPRLVGLGRATELLILGDKVSAARASEIGLATQVVPDADLPATATALARRLADGPALAYATTKVLLTRELDMDLGSAIELEAMTQALLMTAKDHKEFYAAWTAGREPRWTGR; encoded by the coding sequence ATGAGCCCGTTCCGCGCGACCGCACCGCTGACGAAGGAGTGGGAACACTTCGAGTTCTCGGTGGACGACGGCGTCGCCACGGTGACGTTCACCCGGCCGGAGAAGCTGAACGCGCTGACGTTCGACGTCTACGCCGACCTGCGGGACCTCGTCGTCGAGCTGCCGCAGCACGAGGACGTGCGGGTACTGGTGATCACCGGGCAGGGCCGTGGGTTCTGCTCCGGCGGCGATGTCGAGGAGATCATCGGCGAGCTGCAGAAGTTCGAGACGGCGGAGTTGCTGGAGTTCACGCGCATGACGGGCGCGGTGGTGAAAGCACTGCGCGAGTGCCCGCTGCCGGTGATCGCGGCGGTCAACGGCGTGGCGGCGGGCGCGGGTTCGGTGATCGCCCTGGCCAGTGACTTCCGGCTGCTGGCGGAGTCGGCGAAGTTCGCGTTCCTGTTCACGAAGGTGGGCTTGGCGGGGGCCGACATGGGGTCGGCGTATCTGCTGCCGCGGCTGGTGGGTCTGGGCCGCGCGACGGAACTGCTGATCCTGGGCGACAAGGTGTCCGCGGCACGGGCTTCGGAGATCGGGTTGGCCACGCAGGTGGTGCCGGACGCGGATCTTCCCGCCACGGCCACGGCCTTGGCGCGCCGGCTCGCGGACGGCCCGGCCTTGGCGTACGCGACGACGAAGGTGCTGCTGACCCGAGAGCTGGACATGGACCTGGGCAGCGCGATCGAGCTGGAAGCGATGACGCAGGCGCTGCTGATGACGGCGAAGGACCACAAGGAGTTCTACGCAGCCTGGACAGCGGGCCGCGAGCCCCGCTGGACCGGCCGCTGA
- a CDS encoding histidine phosphatase family protein, with protein MGAIYLVRHGQASFGASDYDALSPRGFEQSTVVGAELLRRNVSFSQVRSGTLARQRDTAATALKALDAVAPVVEDPRWNEYDHVDIALHHAGGAPQEDSRAYQGVLDAALTAWTSAGESGPCAETWPAFLARCRSALEDLVASLGKGEHAVVFTSGGVIATICGLLMGTPEAGLLKLNRVTVNGGITKLVSGRGGVTMLSFNEHPHFEAETASLLTYR; from the coding sequence GTGGGCGCGATCTACCTGGTCCGGCACGGGCAGGCGTCCTTCGGCGCGTCCGACTACGACGCGCTTTCGCCGCGTGGCTTCGAACAGTCCACTGTGGTCGGTGCCGAGCTCCTGCGGCGCAACGTCTCCTTCAGCCAGGTCCGGTCGGGAACGCTCGCGCGGCAGCGGGACACGGCGGCGACGGCGCTGAAGGCCCTCGACGCGGTCGCCCCGGTCGTCGAGGACCCCCGCTGGAACGAGTACGACCACGTCGACATCGCGCTGCACCACGCCGGGGGCGCGCCGCAGGAGGATTCCCGGGCGTACCAAGGAGTTCTTGACGCGGCGCTGACGGCGTGGACGTCGGCGGGCGAGTCGGGGCCGTGCGCCGAGACGTGGCCGGCGTTCCTCGCGCGCTGCCGGTCCGCTTTGGAAGATCTGGTGGCGTCCCTGGGCAAGGGCGAGCACGCGGTGGTGTTCACTTCCGGCGGCGTGATCGCCACGATCTGCGGACTGCTGATGGGGACCCCCGAAGCCGGGTTGCTCAAGCTCAACCGCGTCACGGTCAACGGCGGGATCACGAAGCTGGTGTCCGGCCGCGGCGGCGTGACGATGCTGTCCTTCAACGAGCATCCGCACTTCGAGGCCGAAACGGCCTCGCTGCTCACCTACCGGTAG